The DNA window tgtgtgtgtgtgtgtgtgtgaagttAATATAACGTGCCCATGTGATCATTAACTCTCATTACTTTTCTTTTCCACTGAGCTTCTTTAATTCCTTCCTTTTTGCGTGCAGAACCTGAACTCTAGAGCTGCCACCGCCCTGCCACCGCCCTCCTGTCtctcatgaaaataaatatttcctcTCAGGTTAAGTTTTCGCGGTGCCTGAAATGGAGTAAGGGTCATGGTCCAAGCAAATTAATGAAAGTAACTAGTCTTGCTAGAAGAAATTAATGGGCATGCAAGCCAGACGTGCTAGCTTTTAAAGCCCACCTGCTCTCCCATGTGATCATTTAACTCTCTAAACCCACAATCTTGCTATGAATTTAAAAACCCACAATCATTTATCCATGTGATCATATggataaattgatataaatatttatattaactaaaaaaatccttttcatCAAGATGCTCTGCGAAATTCGGAAGTTAAACTTCAATATCATAGTCAAATACTGTACGTGAGGCACTGGAGTGCTAATTGGAggctatatattaattattataaatatttataataattaatgattttaacatTATATAAACTTCCATGTgtaaattgaaatgattaatttgttttttactaagATCCTCATTCATAATTTAGAGGCTTGCATCGCATcgatttgatatttaaatagtTGCCGATCGAgtaaaatatttatgagaaaattGTACGAAGACATTGATCAGCTAGACTAAATTTTACAGGCTATATATTACTGCCCTCGACTTATATAAGCCTTCCAAGCCCCTATACAATACGTGAGGCACTGGAGTGCTAGAGTACCGGTGACTTTTATATTTACACCAGAAAAACAAGCAATCATCACCGGAGGCATATCCTTCTCCAAATGAAGAGCTCATATCTCATCAATCTAACCCTCCAGAGCATCATCAATATCATGCTCTTCCTCTCCAAGGTCACTTCACAAACTTTTTATCCACCTGATTTTCCCATCGCAAGCCCTCAACTCATGGAGGCTTACATAGCTCTCCAAGCTTGGAAACGAGCTATAACCTCCGACCCCAACCAATTTACAGCCAACTGGCATGGGCCGCATGTATGCAACTACACTGGTGTCTATTGTGCTCCGGCCCCATATGACCCTTTTATCTTGACGGTTGCCGGCATAGACCTAAACCACGCCAACATAGCCGGTTTTTTGCCTGAAGAGCTTGGGCTCCTTAAGGACCTTGCTCTCTTTCATTTAAACTCCAATCGTTTCTTCGGTGTCATACCTGATAGCTTTATCCATCTCAAATTTCTTTTCGAGCTTGACATCAGTAACAACCGCTTTAGTGGTCCGTTTCCTAGTGTTGTTTTCTTCTTGCATTCGCTCAAATATCTTGATGTAAGGTTCAACGAATTCGATGGAAAAATCCCACCACAGCTTTTTGAGCTAAAATTAGATGCTCTTTTCATAAACAGTAACAGATTTCACTCAGCCCTGCCTGCTAACCTGGGAAACTCTCCAGTTTCAGTGCTTGTAGCAGCCGGCAACGACATCAGAGGCTGCATTCCTCCGAGTTTGGCAAACATGGCAGAGACCCTTGACGAGATTGTTCTCTCTAATATGGCGTTGACAGGTTGTTTACGACAAGATATAGGGCTGCTAAGAGGCTTAACAGTTCTTGATGTCAGCTTCAACAATTTAGCTGGGCCTTTGCCAGAGTCAATTGGAGCAATGAGGAACCTGGAGCAGCTAAATGTGGCACATAACAAGTTTTCCGGGCAAGTTCCTAGCAGTATATGTTCCTTGCCTAAGTTGGAGAATTTCACATACTCGTTTAATTACTTTTCTGGTGAGCCACTGGGGTGCCTCAGGTTGCCGGGGAATGATGATAGGAGGAATTGTATTCCGAATAGGCCTTTCCAGCGCACACCGGAGGAATGTAGTAACTTTTATGCACATCCCATTGGTTGTGGTTCCGTTCAGTGCCCCATTAGTTAGCTATCTAGCTAGAACTCCAGCACCAGCGTATGTAACCACCGCTTCCTCCACCAGCAAAGCCA is part of the Populus alba chromosome 10, ASM523922v2, whole genome shotgun sequence genome and encodes:
- the LOC118061610 gene encoding leucine-rich repeat extensin-like protein 6 gives rise to the protein MKSSYLINLTLQSIINIMLFLSKVTSQTFYPPDFPIASPQLMEAYIALQAWKRAITSDPNQFTANWHGPHVCNYTGVYCAPAPYDPFILTVAGIDLNHANIAGFLPEELGLLKDLALFHLNSNRFFGVIPDSFIHLKFLFELDISNNRFSGPFPSVVFFLHSLKYLDVRFNEFDGKIPPQLFELKLDALFINSNRFHSALPANLGNSPVSVLVAAGNDIRGCIPPSLANMAETLDEIVLSNMALTGCLRQDIGLLRGLTVLDVSFNNLAGPLPESIGAMRNLEQLNVAHNKFSGQVPSSICSLPKLENFTYSFNYFSGEPLGCLRLPGNDDRRNCIPNRPFQRTPEECSNFYAHPIGCGSVQCPIS